A window of Peromyscus eremicus chromosome 7, PerEre_H2_v1, whole genome shotgun sequence contains these coding sequences:
- the Tmed1 gene encoding transmembrane emp24 domain-containing protein 1 — MAAGAAIALALWLLLPSVGVGEAGPPPIQDGEFTFLLPAGRKQCFYQSAPANASLETEYQVIGGAGLDVDFTLESPQGVLLVSESRKADGVHTVEPTEAGDYRLCFDNSFSTISEKLVFFELIFDSFQDEEEVEGWAEAVEPEEMLDVKMEDIKESIETMRTRLERSIQMLTLLRAFEARDRNLQEDNLERVNFWSAANVAVLLLVAVLQVCTLKRFFHDKRPVPT; from the exons ATGGCGGCCGGTGCGGCCATAGCCCTGGCCCTGTGGCTACTCCTGCCATCAGTAGGAGTGGGAGAGGCGGGGCCACCGCCCATTCAGGACGGCGAGTTTACTTTCCTGCTTCCCGCGGGGAGGAAGCAGTGTTTTTACCAGTCCGCGCCGGCCAATGCTAGTTTGGAGACTGAGTACCAG GTGATTGGAGGTGCTGGACTGGACGTGGACTTCACCTTGGAGAGCCCTCAGGGTGTGCTGTTGGTCAGTGAGTCCCGAAAGGCTGATGGGGTGCACAC GGTGGAGCCTACTGAGGCTGGGGACTACAGGCTGTGCTTTGACAACTCCTTCAGCACCATCTCCGAGAAGCTAGTATTCTTTGAGCTCATCTTTGACAGTTTCCAAGACGAGGAGGAGGTGGAAGGTTGGGCGGAAGCtgtggagccagaggagatgcTTGATGTCAAGATGGAAGACATCAAG GAATCCATAGAGACTATGAGGACCCGGCTGGAACGGAGCATCCAGATGCTGACTCTGCTCCGAGCCTTTGAGGCCCGTGATCGGAACCTTCAAGAAGACAACCTGGAGCGGGTCAACTTCTGGTCAGCTGCCAATGTggctgtgctgctgctggtggctgTCCTGCAGGTCTGCACACTCAAGCGCTTCTTCCATGACAAGCGTCCTGTACCCACGTAG